A genomic segment from uncultured Vibrio sp. encodes:
- the pstA gene encoding phosphate ABC transporter permease PstA, with amino-acid sequence MDRAKLKQARQFKDNVFNAFVWISAGLTVGFLFWIIWYILSNGLQHVDWNFITDDYTRTGDEHGIFPMIVSTIYMVIASIAVAAPLGIMTAIYLTEYAKVGSRLVKVIRFCTESLAGIPSIIFGLFGMTFFVAILGLGFSILSGALTLSILILPVIIRTTEEALMAVPQTYREGSYGLGASKIYTIWRLILPSAMPGILTSVILSIGRVIGESAPVFLTAGMVARIPDSLFDSGRTLTVHLYKLTTELFTVEEWNQAYGTATVLIVVVLLINTVTKLIARRFNTATY; translated from the coding sequence ATGGATCGCGCAAAACTAAAACAAGCTCGCCAGTTCAAAGATAACGTCTTTAACGCTTTCGTTTGGATCTCGGCTGGATTAACGGTAGGCTTTTTGTTCTGGATTATCTGGTACATCCTATCAAACGGTCTACAACACGTAGATTGGAACTTCATTACTGACGACTACACTCGTACTGGTGATGAGCATGGTATCTTCCCGATGATTGTGTCAACCATCTATATGGTTATCGCATCTATCGCAGTGGCCGCACCGCTGGGTATCATGACGGCAATTTACCTGACTGAATACGCCAAAGTGGGCAGCCGTTTGGTGAAAGTGATTCGATTCTGTACTGAATCCCTGGCAGGTATCCCGTCGATCATCTTCGGTCTGTTTGGTATGACTTTCTTCGTGGCAATTCTTGGTCTTGGATTCTCGATTCTATCGGGTGCACTGACACTAAGTATTCTGATTCTGCCAGTTATCATCCGTACGACGGAAGAAGCGCTAATGGCAGTACCACAAACGTATCGTGAAGGCTCTTACGGCCTTGGCGCTTCTAAAATCTACACTATCTGGCGTTTGATTCTTCCAAGCGCAATGCCAGGTATTTTAACCTCGGTCATTCTTAGTATTGGTCGTGTCATTGGTGAGTCTGCTCCAGTGTTCCTGACAGCAGGTATGGTGGCTCGTATTCCTGATTCTCTATTCGATTCAGGTCGTACGCTAACCGTTCACCTATACAAACTGACTACCGAACTGTTTACCGTTGAAGAATGGAATCAGGCATACGGTACCGCAACAGTGCTTATCGTGGTTGTACTTTTGATCAACACGGTGACTAAACTGATTGCAAGACGTTTTAACACCGCAACTTACTAA
- the pstC gene encoding phosphate ABC transporter permease subunit PstC: MTIATNSEKLMNTDAKAISKPRLREKRSIDWKERIFHGLFLTSAVIGIVSLAVIAYFIVRESIPAFQEVGVSGIVLGQNWLPPALYGVATMIVASIVSTAGAVMVGVPVGVLTAIFIAEIAPKRLADIIRPAVELLAGIPSVVYGFFGLVIIVPLIQNIFNVPAGNTILAGIIVLGVMILPTVITVSETSIRAVPRAYKEGSLALGASKIYTIFKLLVPAARSGIMTGVILGIGRALGETMAIIMVMGNAPAMPEGILDSARTLTANIAIEMSYASGVHANALYATGVVLLVFIMSLNAVLLYLNREKAK; this comes from the coding sequence ATGACCATCGCGACAAATAGTGAAAAGCTTATGAATACAGACGCTAAAGCTATCAGCAAGCCACGCCTACGAGAAAAACGTAGTATTGACTGGAAAGAGCGCATCTTCCACGGCTTGTTCCTCACCAGTGCCGTTATCGGTATCGTATCATTAGCCGTAATTGCCTACTTTATTGTTCGAGAGAGCATTCCCGCATTTCAAGAAGTTGGGGTTTCGGGCATCGTTTTAGGTCAAAACTGGCTTCCACCTGCGCTTTACGGCGTAGCAACCATGATTGTCGCTTCCATCGTTTCGACGGCTGGCGCGGTAATGGTTGGTGTTCCGGTTGGTGTTTTGACCGCTATCTTTATCGCTGAAATAGCACCAAAGCGTTTGGCTGACATCATTCGTCCAGCCGTAGAACTTCTCGCTGGTATCCCTTCGGTGGTTTATGGTTTCTTCGGTTTGGTTATCATCGTTCCATTGATTCAAAATATCTTCAATGTACCAGCCGGTAACACAATTCTTGCCGGTATCATCGTTCTGGGCGTGATGATTCTACCTACGGTAATTACGGTCTCTGAAACGTCTATCCGTGCAGTACCTCGTGCATACAAAGAAGGTTCATTGGCACTTGGCGCTTCAAAAATTTACACCATTTTTAAATTGCTTGTTCCTGCGGCTCGTTCGGGAATTATGACGGGTGTCATTCTTGGTATCGGTCGTGCTTTGGGTGAAACGATGGCAATCATCATGGTGATGGGTAACGCACCAGCCATGCCAGAAGGCATTCTGGACTCTGCACGTACGCTAACCGCGAATATTGCGATTGAAATGTCTTACGCAAGTGGTGTTCACGCGAACGCACTGTACGCAACTGGTGTGGTACTGCTGGTCTTCATCATGTCGTTGAACGCTGTACTTCTTTACCTAAACCGAGAAAAAGCGAAGTAA
- a CDS encoding methyl-accepting chemotaxis protein, with the protein MRQFLSTLSIKLQVFLPVLFTVVLLVIGLTIGINKLDQAFNKVSESTHSLIVHKDELSAIVDNTYAMRIKAIYSLFQAEDVQSLNQVLSKRQAESREFLDSINDLPGVQSEVTAMREAMNHYVDFTRVTMTPLLTQKHASQYATADLEQKLENAMEHYRVAGEEMITAIDNLSDKLNQTVISDVQANGKIHSDTLTQSTISIAIILLVASLISWLLANYIVTPIRHLQNTMREVAKGNLLVTAEEIGKNEVSQLAHDVNQTIIQLRNTVGSLVRISEDVASASTELATVMTQSSANSDKEKQEVEQVASAINQLESAATEVSNNAQLADGASTEARQIATESLNMFEQSTRASAKMADQLNAAAVVVTSLKEQSEQIGRVIDVIEGISEQTNLLALNAAIEAARAGESGRGFAVVADEVRMLAARTQESTKEIQEIIEELQQQSGTANESMHSSLTMLKDNQAIAEEVSLSLNNISKSISDLNTMNTHVATASEEQKQVTTDINNNLSNIYQLVSENVTGITQSAAAAQELSGLAEKQQQELKQFQI; encoded by the coding sequence ATGCGTCAATTTCTAAGCACGCTATCGATTAAATTACAGGTATTTTTGCCTGTTTTGTTTACTGTCGTCTTACTCGTGATAGGACTCACTATTGGAATAAATAAGTTAGATCAAGCATTTAATAAGGTTTCAGAATCCACTCACAGTCTTATCGTTCATAAAGATGAGCTGAGCGCCATTGTCGACAATACCTATGCGATGCGCATTAAAGCCATTTACAGCCTTTTTCAAGCCGAGGATGTTCAGTCCCTAAATCAAGTGTTATCAAAACGACAAGCTGAGAGCCGTGAATTCTTAGATTCCATTAATGATCTGCCTGGCGTTCAGTCAGAAGTCACCGCCATGCGCGAAGCAATGAACCATTATGTTGATTTCACGCGTGTCACCATGACACCTTTACTTACTCAAAAGCACGCGAGTCAATACGCCACTGCCGACTTAGAGCAGAAATTAGAGAATGCCATGGAACATTATCGAGTCGCAGGTGAAGAGATGATTACCGCGATTGATAACCTGTCAGACAAGCTGAATCAGACCGTAATCAGCGACGTCCAAGCCAACGGAAAGATCCATTCTGATACCTTGACTCAGAGTACAATATCCATCGCAATTATCCTGTTAGTAGCATCCCTGATTAGCTGGCTGTTAGCCAACTATATTGTGACGCCAATTCGTCACTTACAAAACACCATGCGTGAAGTCGCGAAGGGAAACCTGTTAGTTACCGCCGAAGAAATCGGAAAAAACGAAGTATCCCAGCTTGCTCATGATGTGAATCAGACTATCATTCAGCTGCGTAACACCGTCGGATCACTGGTTCGTATCAGCGAAGATGTCGCTTCTGCCTCCACCGAGCTCGCAACGGTGATGACCCAGAGCAGTGCCAATTCCGATAAGGAAAAACAGGAAGTCGAACAAGTTGCCTCAGCGATCAATCAATTGGAATCTGCTGCTACGGAAGTTTCCAACAATGCACAATTGGCAGATGGTGCTTCGACAGAGGCTCGACAGATCGCCACAGAAAGCTTAAACATGTTCGAACAGAGTACCCGAGCAAGCGCGAAAATGGCTGATCAGCTTAATGCAGCTGCGGTGGTTGTCACTTCATTAAAAGAACAATCCGAGCAAATTGGACGTGTTATTGATGTTATTGAAGGCATTTCTGAGCAAACTAATTTACTGGCACTAAACGCAGCAATAGAAGCGGCTCGCGCAGGTGAAAGTGGTCGTGGCTTTGCTGTCGTAGCAGATGAAGTGCGCATGCTCGCGGCCAGAACTCAAGAGTCAACCAAAGAAATCCAGGAGATCATTGAGGAACTTCAGCAACAATCAGGAACAGCAAACGAAAGTATGCACTCTAGCCTGACTATGTTAAAAGACAACCAAGCTATCGCGGAAGAAGTCAGCCTTTCTCTCAATAACATCAGTAAGTCTATTTCTGATTTGAACACCATGAATACACACGTAGCGACAGCCTCAGAAGAACAGAAGCAGGTCACTACAGACATCAACAACAACTTGTCAAATATCTATCAACTGGTCAGTGAGAACGTCACAGGTATTACTCAATCAGCAGCGGCGGCACAAGAACTGTCTGGCTTAGCAGAAAAACAGCAACAGGAACTGAAACAATTTCAGATTTAG
- a CDS encoding DUF523 and DUF1722 domain-containing protein, translated as MESSIKVGISSCVLGERVRFDSGHKVSNFVTKELSNYFDFVSVCPEVGVGMPVPRPTIRLISDEERIALVETKNPENDHTDNMLAYSAKKVDQLQDQQLCGYIVCAKSPTCGMERVKVYSKHHASKEGVGLYTQTLMQKMPWLPVEEDGRLNDPVLKENFITRVYCLNDFYQSMSGEPTRGKIIDFHSRYKLTLMAHHPESYRALGRLVAEVARYEIEDFYTEYRLGLMKALSNRASRKNNTNVLMHLQGYFKRVLSKDEKEELATVIHDYRTGVLPLLAPLTLIKHYLNTYPDEYLQKQKYLAPHPQEMRLRYGL; from the coding sequence ATGGAATCTTCAATCAAAGTGGGTATCAGTTCTTGCGTGCTAGGCGAGCGTGTTCGTTTTGACTCTGGTCATAAAGTCAGTAACTTTGTGACAAAAGAGCTCAGCAATTACTTCGACTTTGTGTCTGTTTGCCCTGAGGTTGGCGTTGGTATGCCAGTCCCTCGACCTACGATTCGTCTGATCTCAGATGAAGAACGAATCGCGCTGGTTGAAACAAAAAATCCTGAGAATGATCACACTGACAATATGTTGGCATACTCTGCAAAGAAAGTGGATCAGCTACAGGATCAGCAGCTGTGTGGTTACATTGTGTGTGCTAAGTCGCCAACGTGTGGCATGGAGCGCGTGAAAGTTTACAGCAAGCATCATGCTTCTAAGGAGGGGGTGGGGTTGTATACGCAAACGCTGATGCAAAAGATGCCATGGCTGCCTGTTGAAGAAGATGGCCGTTTAAACGACCCGGTGCTTAAAGAGAATTTTATTACTCGTGTTTACTGCTTGAATGACTTTTATCAATCCATGTCAGGAGAGCCAACTCGTGGCAAAATTATTGATTTCCATTCTCGTTATAAGTTGACACTAATGGCGCATCATCCTGAGTCATATCGGGCCTTGGGTCGCTTAGTCGCCGAGGTTGCCAGGTACGAGATTGAAGACTTTTATACAGAGTATCGTTTGGGGCTGATGAAAGCACTTTCAAACCGTGCCAGCCGGAAAAATAACACAAACGTGTTGATGCATCTGCAGGGCTATTTTAAACGTGTATTATCCAAAGATGAGAAAGAAGAGTTAGCAACGGTTATTCATGATTATCGCACCGGCGTGCTTCCGTTACTTGCCCCGCTAACCCTCATCAAACACTATTTAAATACTTATCCAGACGAGTATTTACAGAAGCAAAAATATTTAGCGCCGCACCCGCAGGAGATGAGATTACGTTATGGTTTGTAG
- a CDS encoding Lpp/OprI family alanine-zipper lipoprotein has protein sequence MNKTLIAAAATSVLLLAGCASSDDAATATKLDELSNQVSMLNQDVQSLKSDVRMSKDAAMSAQEEAARANERIDNIAQSYTK, from the coding sequence ATGAACAAAACGTTGATCGCAGCTGCAGCAACTTCAGTACTTTTACTAGCAGGTTGTGCTTCTTCTGATGATGCAGCAACAGCTACTAAACTAGACGAACTAAGCAATCAGGTTAGTATGCTTAACCAGGATGTACAATCTCTTAAATCTGACGTTCGAATGTCTAAAGACGCTGCAATGTCTGCACAGGAAGAAGCTGCACGTGCAAATGAGCGTATCGACAACATCGCTCAATCTTACACTAAGTAA
- a CDS encoding MerR family transcriptional regulator has product MVCSSEEKLYAIRDVAEITGVKPVTLRAWQRRYNLIQPQRTEKGHRLYRQQDIDTIKEVQSWLAKGIAIGKVKGLLGKGGEFEMIDESPALEEVETLLSALSDINHAKTESVLSSVMKEYPLNLVVEQFIEPIFEALELVKGSLRSIQMGLFQTCLIKRLALIVDSENKASSKGKCLLVCFEQNRQAESWIQAALLCEQGYHTTLIDNVNDISGLVEHQVIDRYQRIFLFSNKALPVKQVEVLKAMQAQFPHQIQCSEVITKLHLDPVANG; this is encoded by the coding sequence ATGGTTTGTAGTTCAGAAGAAAAACTGTACGCAATTAGAGATGTTGCAGAGATAACCGGGGTAAAGCCTGTCACCCTGCGAGCATGGCAGAGGCGATACAATCTGATTCAACCTCAGCGAACAGAGAAAGGCCATCGTTTGTATCGCCAGCAGGACATTGACACGATCAAAGAGGTACAAAGTTGGCTCGCGAAAGGCATTGCCATTGGTAAGGTTAAAGGCTTGCTAGGCAAAGGCGGTGAGTTTGAAATGATCGATGAGTCACCTGCATTGGAAGAGGTTGAAACACTGCTTTCCGCTTTATCCGATATTAATCATGCTAAGACGGAGAGTGTACTGTCATCGGTGATGAAAGAGTATCCCCTTAATCTCGTGGTTGAACAATTTATCGAGCCAATCTTTGAAGCATTAGAGCTCGTTAAAGGGTCGCTTCGTTCAATACAGATGGGTCTTTTTCAGACGTGTCTTATTAAACGACTAGCACTTATTGTTGACTCTGAAAACAAGGCCTCTTCTAAAGGTAAGTGTTTGCTGGTTTGCTTTGAACAAAACCGACAAGCAGAAAGCTGGATTCAAGCGGCATTACTTTGTGAGCAAGGTTATCACACGACCTTAATTGATAACGTTAATGACATTTCTGGTCTGGTGGAGCATCAGGTCATCGATCGCTATCAGCGTATTTTTTTGTTCTCGAACAAAGCACTTCCTGTCAAACAGGTAGAGGTGTTAAAAGCGATGCAAGCGCAATTTCCTCATCAGATTCAATGCTCTGAGGTAATAACGAAACTTCATCTTGATCCAGTAGCGAACGGCTAA
- a CDS encoding phosphate ABC transporter substrate-binding protein, whose translation MKKTVIGAIALLGAMAVTPVSAKETISAVGSSSVTPLMEVFSETYMKKNPEVFIEVQGPGSSAGVKAAKNGSADLGMSSRNLKDSEKEPTLIEEVIARDGIAVVVNPQNKLKGLTAEQVTSIYKGEVSNWKEVGGEDKPIVAITRDTASGTRGAFEDIMALKMKVSGKKVSAISQRAQVANGNGALKTMVASNPYSIGYISLGTVDNTVHALAIDSVDATVANVKNGSYKVARPFLVLYKEGQPSAETQKFLDWMLTEDAQKLVDQNGYISIH comes from the coding sequence ATGAAAAAGACAGTAATCGGTGCAATCGCACTTCTAGGCGCAATGGCAGTGACTCCTGTTTCTGCTAAAGAAACTATCTCTGCAGTGGGTTCTAGCAGCGTAACTCCACTGATGGAAGTTTTCTCTGAAACATACATGAAGAAGAACCCAGAAGTATTTATCGAAGTTCAAGGCCCAGGTTCTTCTGCTGGTGTAAAAGCAGCAAAAAATGGTTCTGCTGATCTAGGTATGTCTTCTCGTAACCTAAAAGATTCAGAAAAAGAACCAACTCTTATCGAAGAAGTAATTGCTCGCGACGGTATCGCAGTTGTTGTTAACCCTCAAAACAAGCTTAAAGGCCTGACTGCGGAGCAAGTCACTTCTATCTACAAGGGTGAAGTATCAAACTGGAAAGAAGTGGGCGGCGAAGACAAACCAATCGTAGCAATCACTCGTGATACCGCGTCTGGTACTCGTGGTGCATTCGAAGACATCATGGCGCTTAAAATGAAAGTTTCTGGTAAGAAAGTTTCTGCTATTTCTCAACGCGCTCAAGTTGCTAACGGTAACGGTGCTCTGAAAACTATGGTTGCTTCTAACCCATACTCAATCGGCTACATCTCTCTAGGTACTGTTGACAACACAGTTCACGCTCTAGCAATCGACAGCGTAGACGCGACAGTGGCTAACGTTAAGAACGGTTCTTACAAAGTAGCTCGCCCGTTCCTTGTTCTTTACAAAGAAGGCCAGCCATCTGCTGAAACGCAAAAATTCCTAGATTGGATGCTAACTGAAGATGCTCAAAAGCTAGTTGACCAAAACGGTTACATTTCAATCCACTAA
- the phrB gene encoding deoxyribodipyrimidine photo-lyase, with translation MVLVWFRRDLRTLDHTALQAALDSGQPVVACFIATPKQWQAHHMAPMQADLIARRLEHLNRELTELNIPFLYTEVDKFSDCTAVISQWVQALNATGVMANIHYEVNEQALDRKVSDALNKSGASFELLHDKCVHAPTTALNKQGEYFKVFTPFKRAWLQKFQLPIVTKPHPQQMLSRQTLKAIEGKCFDDNFTFSYPRESSEHWLASTSDILNQLREFARERSDEYREQRDFPAIDGTSQLSPYLAIGALSPRQCIARLFAENDQSDLTDGKATWLSEIIWREFYQHLLVFEPKLVKGKGFIDWEEKIQWSYDEKAFERWTTGTTGYPIVDAAMRQLNQTGWMHNRLRMIVASFLTKDLHIDWRWGEVYFMSKLVDGDFAANNGGWQWSASTGCDGQPYFRIFNPVSQGEKFDADGRFVRHWLPELKSVPNKFLHKPWTWDEFSLLDYHTPMVDHKAEREITLRLFKSAKE, from the coding sequence ATGGTTCTGGTATGGTTTCGACGTGACTTAAGAACGTTAGACCACACGGCATTACAAGCAGCCCTAGACTCAGGACAACCTGTTGTTGCCTGTTTTATTGCAACTCCGAAGCAGTGGCAAGCGCATCATATGGCTCCGATGCAAGCGGATCTGATCGCTCGACGCTTAGAGCACCTTAATCGAGAACTCACCGAGCTCAATATTCCATTTTTGTATACAGAAGTCGATAAGTTCTCCGATTGCACTGCGGTGATAAGCCAGTGGGTCCAGGCTCTAAATGCAACTGGTGTAATGGCAAATATCCACTACGAAGTGAACGAGCAAGCGCTTGATCGAAAAGTCTCTGACGCTTTAAATAAGTCTGGTGCAAGCTTTGAGTTACTTCATGACAAGTGCGTTCATGCACCGACGACAGCTCTGAATAAGCAGGGTGAATACTTTAAGGTATTTACTCCCTTCAAACGAGCCTGGCTGCAGAAGTTTCAATTACCAATAGTAACAAAACCTCATCCACAACAAATGCTTTCGCGACAAACGTTGAAAGCGATAGAAGGGAAGTGTTTTGATGACAATTTCACATTCAGCTATCCGCGCGAATCCAGTGAGCATTGGTTGGCATCAACGAGTGATATTCTCAATCAGTTAAGAGAGTTTGCGCGTGAGCGAAGTGATGAATATCGCGAGCAGCGTGACTTCCCAGCGATCGACGGCACCAGTCAACTCTCTCCTTATTTAGCCATTGGCGCTTTGTCACCGAGACAATGTATTGCTAGGTTGTTCGCTGAGAATGATCAATCGGATTTAACGGATGGCAAAGCAACGTGGTTAAGTGAAATCATCTGGCGAGAGTTCTACCAACACTTACTGGTCTTTGAACCCAAGCTAGTCAAAGGCAAGGGCTTTATTGATTGGGAAGAAAAGATTCAGTGGTCTTACGACGAGAAAGCATTTGAGCGCTGGACAACCGGGACCACGGGTTATCCTATTGTCGATGCTGCTATGCGTCAGCTAAACCAAACGGGCTGGATGCACAATCGCTTGCGCATGATAGTCGCAAGCTTTCTCACTAAAGATCTTCACATCGACTGGCGCTGGGGTGAAGTTTACTTTATGAGTAAACTTGTCGATGGTGATTTTGCCGCCAATAATGGAGGGTGGCAATGGTCTGCGTCGACGGGTTGCGATGGTCAGCCTTACTTCCGGATTTTTAACCCGGTGAGTCAGGGAGAGAAGTTTGATGCTGATGGCCGCTTCGTGCGACATTGGTTACCAGAGCTTAAAAGTGTACCGAACAAGTTCCTCCACAAACCATGGACTTGGGACGAGTTTTCTTTACTGGATTATCACACTCCGATGGTTGATCATAAAGCAGAAAGAGAGATAACCTTACGGCTCTTCAAAAGTGCCAAGGAATAG
- a CDS encoding DEAD/DEAH box helicase — MENTLQFKDLGLDNRLLKNLKHYDFKKATEIQQQAIPVAIAGKDLLASSKTGSGKTLAFVLPMLHKSLKTKSFSARDPRAVILAPTRELAKQVYGELRSMLVGLSYEATLILGGENFNDQVKALRRYPKFIVATPGRLADHLEHRSLYLDGLETLILDEADRMLDLGFAPELRRIHNAAKHRRRQTLMFSATLDHAEVNSIASEMLNAPKRISIGVSNEEHKDITQKFYLCDHLDHKEAILERVLAEAEYRQVIIFTATRDDTERLTAKLNEQKLKAVALSGSLNQTQRNTIMSQFERAVFKILVTTDVASRGLDIATVTHVINFDMPKHTEEYVHRVGRTGRAGNKGDAISLVGPKDWDSFKRVEAYLQQDLSFSEFEDLKGKFKGLKPRKPDMRNKKTTAKKARPQAKKVAKKPVKRDKTFYKNVSVGDDVFIPKKKPAEPKAED; from the coding sequence TTGGAGAATACTTTGCAATTTAAAGATCTAGGCCTAGACAACCGATTGTTGAAGAACCTAAAACACTACGATTTCAAAAAAGCGACTGAGATCCAGCAGCAAGCAATTCCTGTTGCGATTGCAGGCAAGGATCTATTGGCATCTTCGAAAACGGGTTCGGGCAAGACTTTGGCGTTTGTATTGCCGATGCTTCACAAGTCACTTAAGACAAAATCGTTTTCTGCTAGAGACCCTCGAGCTGTCATTCTGGCGCCAACGCGCGAATTGGCCAAACAAGTATATGGTGAGCTTCGCTCGATGCTGGTCGGTCTGTCTTACGAAGCAACTTTGATTCTTGGCGGCGAAAACTTTAACGATCAAGTGAAAGCACTGCGTCGTTACCCTAAATTCATCGTGGCAACGCCTGGGCGTTTAGCTGACCACTTAGAGCACCGCTCTTTGTATCTTGATGGTTTAGAAACTCTGATTCTGGATGAAGCGGACCGTATGTTGGATTTGGGTTTTGCGCCTGAGCTTCGTCGTATTCACAACGCAGCTAAACACCGTCGCCGTCAGACTTTGATGTTCTCGGCAACGCTCGATCACGCGGAAGTAAACAGCATTGCCTCTGAGATGCTGAATGCACCCAAACGTATTTCTATTGGTGTCTCTAACGAAGAGCACAAAGACATCACGCAGAAATTCTATTTGTGTGATCATCTGGATCATAAAGAGGCAATCCTTGAACGTGTTCTTGCCGAAGCTGAATACCGCCAGGTGATTATCTTTACTGCAACACGTGATGATACTGAACGCCTGACCGCGAAGCTGAATGAGCAAAAGCTTAAGGCTGTTGCATTGAGTGGCAGTCTAAATCAGACGCAGCGCAATACCATTATGAGCCAGTTTGAGCGTGCGGTGTTTAAGATTCTTGTCACCACCGATGTAGCCTCTCGAGGTTTGGATATCGCAACCGTCACGCATGTCATTAACTTTGATATGCCGAAGCATACTGAAGAATACGTTCACCGTGTTGGCCGTACAGGGCGTGCGGGTAATAAAGGTGACGCGATTTCGCTTGTGGGTCCAAAAGACTGGGATAGCTTTAAACGTGTTGAAGCATACTTACAACAAGACTTGTCGTTCTCAGAATTTGAAGACTTAAAAGGGAAATTCAAAGGGCTTAAGCCGCGAAAACCGGATATGCGTAATAAGAAAACGACGGCTAAAAAAGCGCGTCCTCAGGCTAAGAAAGTCGCGAAGAAGCCAGTCAAGCGTGACAAGACCTTCTACAAAAATGTCTCTGTCGGTGATGATGTCTTTATCCCTAAAAAGAAGCCTGCAGAGCCGAAGGCAGAAGATTAA
- a CDS encoding L,D-transpeptidase family protein — protein sequence MLSKKRSMSIAKRTLLSVSLSLVSGLSFAKMYELPSDSSRVIGRIENHVVQDGETMANIAKLYDVGMLGLMAANKGVDPFLPQEGHVLTVPTQLILPDVPHQGIVINLAELRLYYFPSNENVVHVFPVGIGRIGRDTPVMSTSVSQKRPNPTWTPPASIRAEYKAKGVDLPAVVPAGPDNPLGMFALRLSYGNGEYLIHGTNKDFGIGMRVSAGCIRMEPSDIEWLFEQVRRGEKVRVINQPVKVALEPDRSVFIEAHEPLTRSNGKKDELELPKELDWWLSEFGMKDVKAKAVIAAQNGVPVEITAP from the coding sequence ATGCTTAGCAAAAAGCGATCGATGAGTATCGCGAAACGAACCCTGTTATCAGTATCATTGTCGTTAGTGAGTGGATTGTCATTTGCTAAGATGTATGAGTTACCCTCAGACAGCAGTCGTGTCATTGGTCGTATTGAAAACCACGTTGTTCAAGACGGGGAAACCATGGCCAATATTGCTAAGCTCTATGACGTTGGAATGTTGGGTTTAATGGCTGCGAATAAAGGCGTAGACCCTTTTCTTCCTCAGGAAGGGCATGTACTTACTGTACCAACCCAACTCATTCTTCCAGATGTTCCTCATCAAGGTATCGTTATCAATCTGGCCGAGCTGCGCTTGTACTACTTCCCTTCTAACGAGAACGTCGTGCACGTATTCCCGGTTGGGATCGGCCGTATAGGGCGTGATACGCCCGTGATGTCAACCAGTGTCAGTCAAAAGCGACCTAATCCGACATGGACACCACCGGCTTCAATCCGTGCCGAATACAAAGCAAAAGGCGTTGATCTACCCGCGGTTGTTCCTGCTGGCCCTGATAACCCATTGGGTATGTTCGCCCTGCGTTTATCCTACGGGAATGGTGAATACCTGATTCATGGCACCAATAAAGATTTTGGTATCGGCATGCGCGTTAGTGCGGGCTGTATCCGTATGGAGCCGAGTGACATTGAATGGCTGTTTGAACAAGTACGCCGAGGAGAAAAAGTCAGGGTTATTAACCAACCGGTTAAAGTGGCATTAGAGCCAGACAGAAGCGTCTTTATTGAAGCACACGAACCATTGACTCGAAGTAACGGTAAGAAAGATGAACTGGAATTACCAAAAGAGTTGGATTGGTGGTTGAGTGAATTTGGTATGAAAGATGTGAAGGCAAAAGCTGTGATTGCCGCGCAGAATGGAGTACCGGTAGAAATAACCGCGCCGTGA